In Asanoa sp. WMMD1127, one genomic interval encodes:
- a CDS encoding helix-turn-helix domain-containing protein, whose protein sequence is MTLLRLSPTALSRCRFAISPLAETLGALITLHRPAPEPWARRWHDEHRPAYTEWLARDTFATGLMSLVAATKWLPDLVAVPPTGGTGTRLRDELAEVARFGDEETRATMTQSLAASWQDQDTRWLERHADLGPRTAAVLNDGWARFVAPDWPRRRALLERDIMHRAGLLAAYGWKEAVRTMTRRSEWVGDDAIRFSDQDFPDRWISDEGLVFVPKTTGDGSWTCERPPRYALVYPARGPAAEVTDPAGDPLAALLGPGRARVLRELRQAATSTQLAYALEISLGTVSTHLAVLRDAGVVTGGRAGRSVVYRLTERGADLLATLSAA, encoded by the coding sequence ATGACTCTCCTGCGGCTCTCCCCCACCGCGCTGTCCCGCTGCCGGTTCGCGATCTCCCCGCTGGCCGAGACGCTGGGCGCGCTGATCACCCTGCACCGGCCCGCCCCGGAGCCCTGGGCCCGGCGATGGCACGACGAGCACCGGCCCGCGTACACGGAATGGCTGGCCCGGGACACCTTCGCGACCGGCCTCATGAGCCTCGTCGCGGCCACGAAATGGCTTCCGGACCTGGTGGCCGTCCCGCCGACCGGCGGCACCGGCACCCGCCTGCGTGACGAGCTCGCCGAGGTCGCCCGCTTCGGCGACGAGGAGACGAGAGCGACGATGACCCAGTCGCTGGCGGCGAGCTGGCAGGACCAGGACACGCGCTGGCTGGAGAGGCACGCCGATCTCGGCCCGCGCACGGCCGCCGTGCTCAACGACGGCTGGGCACGCTTCGTCGCTCCCGACTGGCCCCGCCGCCGCGCCCTGCTCGAACGCGACATCATGCACCGCGCGGGACTGCTCGCGGCGTACGGCTGGAAGGAAGCGGTCCGGACCATGACCCGCCGCTCGGAGTGGGTCGGCGACGACGCGATCCGGTTCAGCGACCAGGACTTCCCCGACCGCTGGATCAGCGACGAGGGGCTGGTGTTCGTCCCGAAGACCACCGGCGACGGCTCGTGGACCTGCGAACGCCCGCCCCGGTACGCGCTGGTCTACCCCGCCCGCGGCCCCGCCGCCGAGGTGACCGACCCGGCCGGCGACCCGCTCGCCGCGCTGCTGGGCCCCGGCCGCGCCCGGGTGCTCCGCGAGCTGCGCCAGGCGGCGACCAGCACCCAACTGGCGTACGCCCTGGAGATCTCGCTCGGCACGGTCAGCACCCACCTGGCCGTGCTCCGGGACGCCGGGGTGGTCACCGGTGGGCGCGCCGGGCGGTCCGTGGTCTACCGGCTCACCGAACGCGGCGCCGACCTGCTGGCCACCCTCAGCGCGGCTTGA
- a CDS encoding GGDEF domain-containing protein: MTTGRTQRGLAMADAGLWRGSAWAFLGVEGALVLATAAGAAPVLGAVAAVAAFLVAAVILVVRQPPRVAAWASLTVASGSVAFSRVYGVVAGPSILGGRTLAGGDIRALVLYPALAIGLILLGGTGSLTDTLDASVVILGVFVLLWLFLLHGNMVPTGTRLAVSALRPVGISVVLGALVRLLFVVRPRAPALRLVAVGVLLALVGALGLVARTVGYDVDSRLFGGGIFATAYAILVATALLHPSAGAAPERRGAPAARLSRGRAALFVALTLLGPLAWVLAVAFGEFDPGSPEDFGPPVLAAAVIALLLLWRLSLLARVADRRAGDLAEAVGELQELQAELAHRAAHDPLTGLLNRSVLTERLAALPRGRSHALLLVDLDGFKEINDSLGHPTGDELLVAVGRRLTAVAAREATLVRLGGDEFAVLLPDTDEGAALAVGATICARLRAPYPSTHGELRVSASVGVTAGPLATRGSGDLLREADLALYAAKAAGKDRVAAYRPTLAPPGLRVKPR, from the coding sequence TTGACGACCGGCCGAACTCAGCGGGGGTTGGCGATGGCCGACGCCGGCCTGTGGCGGGGGTCCGCCTGGGCCTTTCTGGGGGTCGAGGGCGCTCTGGTGCTCGCGACCGCGGCGGGGGCTGCGCCCGTGCTGGGTGCGGTGGCCGCGGTGGCGGCGTTCCTGGTGGCGGCGGTGATCCTGGTGGTGCGGCAGCCGCCCCGGGTGGCGGCCTGGGCCTCGCTGACCGTCGCGTCCGGATCGGTGGCGTTCTCCCGGGTCTACGGCGTGGTGGCCGGCCCGTCGATACTGGGCGGGCGCACCTTGGCCGGCGGCGACATCCGTGCCCTGGTGCTCTACCCGGCGCTCGCGATCGGGCTGATCCTGCTCGGCGGGACCGGCAGCCTGACCGACACGCTGGACGCCTCCGTGGTCATCCTCGGCGTCTTCGTCCTGCTCTGGCTGTTCCTGCTGCACGGCAACATGGTGCCGACCGGCACGCGGCTGGCCGTCTCCGCGCTGCGCCCGGTCGGGATCTCGGTCGTCCTCGGCGCGCTGGTCCGCCTGCTGTTCGTCGTGCGTCCCCGCGCGCCCGCGCTCAGGCTGGTGGCGGTCGGGGTGCTCCTCGCGCTCGTCGGCGCGCTCGGCCTGGTGGCACGGACCGTCGGCTACGACGTCGACAGCCGGCTGTTCGGCGGCGGGATCTTCGCCACCGCGTACGCCATCCTGGTCGCCACCGCCCTGCTGCACCCGTCCGCCGGCGCCGCTCCGGAGCGCCGGGGCGCCCCCGCCGCCCGCCTCAGCCGCGGGCGGGCCGCGCTGTTCGTCGCGCTGACCCTGCTCGGCCCGCTGGCCTGGGTCCTCGCGGTCGCGTTCGGCGAGTTCGACCCCGGCTCCCCGGAGGACTTCGGGCCGCCGGTGCTGGCCGCCGCGGTGATCGCGCTGTTGCTGCTGTGGCGCCTGTCGCTGCTGGCCCGCGTCGCCGACCGGCGAGCCGGCGACCTGGCCGAGGCGGTCGGGGAGCTGCAGGAGCTCCAGGCGGAGCTGGCCCACCGGGCCGCCCACGACCCGCTGACCGGGCTGCTCAACCGGTCCGTGCTCACCGAGCGGCTCGCCGCGCTGCCGCGGGGCCGGTCGCACGCGCTGCTGCTGGTCGACCTCGACGGGTTCAAGGAGATCAACGACTCGCTCGGGCACCCGACCGGCGACGAGCTGCTGGTCGCCGTCGGTCGCCGGCTCACCGCGGTGGCCGCCCGCGAGGCCACGCTGGTGCGGCTCGGCGGTGACGAGTTCGCGGTGCTGCTGCCGGACACCGACGAGGGGGCCGCGCTGGCCGTCGGCGCGACGATCTGTGCCCGGCTGCGGGCGCCGTACCCGTCGACGCACGGCGAGCTGCGGGTCAGCGCGAGCGTCGGCGTGACCGCCGGCCCGCTGGCCACCCGCGGCTCGGGCGACCTGCTGCGGGAGGCGGACCTGGCGCTCTACGCGGCCAAGGCGGCCGGCAAGGACCGGGTGGCGGCGTACCGGCCGACCCTGGCCCCGCCCGGGCTGCGCGTCAAGCCGCGCTGA
- a CDS encoding GntG family PLP-dependent aldolase: protein MAELVDLRSDTVTQPSEGMRAAMASARVGDDVYGEDPTVNALEASVAALFGHEAALFAPTGSMANQIAIQLSVPPGEELLCDGDAHVVTYEIGAAAALGGVSTRTWAPVGGDIDPDVVVDMIRPAGYHAVPTRAVAVEQTHNRGGGGVIPLSTLETLRAATSAAGVALHCDGARIWHAHVADGVPLRTYGALFDTLSVCLSKGLGAPVGSLVVSSAAAIERARVIRKRMGGGMRQAGVLAAAGAYALEHHIERLADDHAKAARLAEALAPFGVVAGAVRTNIVPLDLRKSPLDAHALAAAARERGVLVSVLGPRVARLVTHLDVDDAAIDRAVEVLPKIFRD from the coding sequence GTGGCTGAGCTCGTGGACCTGCGGTCCGACACCGTCACCCAACCGTCGGAGGGCATGCGCGCCGCGATGGCGTCCGCCCGGGTCGGCGACGACGTCTACGGCGAGGACCCGACGGTCAACGCCCTGGAGGCCTCGGTCGCCGCCCTGTTCGGCCACGAGGCGGCGCTGTTCGCGCCGACCGGCTCGATGGCCAACCAGATCGCCATCCAGCTCTCCGTGCCGCCCGGCGAGGAGCTGCTCTGCGACGGCGACGCGCACGTGGTGACCTACGAGATCGGCGCCGCGGCCGCGCTCGGCGGCGTGTCCACCCGCACCTGGGCGCCGGTCGGCGGCGACATCGACCCCGACGTGGTGGTCGACATGATCCGGCCGGCGGGCTACCACGCCGTGCCGACCCGGGCCGTCGCCGTCGAGCAGACCCACAACCGGGGCGGCGGCGGGGTGATCCCGCTGTCCACACTGGAGACCCTGCGCGCGGCCACCAGCGCGGCGGGCGTGGCGCTGCACTGCGACGGCGCCCGCATCTGGCACGCCCACGTCGCCGACGGGGTGCCCCTGCGCACCTACGGCGCGCTCTTCGACACGCTGTCCGTCTGCCTCTCCAAGGGCCTCGGCGCGCCGGTCGGCTCGCTGGTCGTGTCGTCCGCCGCCGCCATCGAGCGGGCCCGGGTGATCCGCAAGCGGATGGGCGGCGGGATGCGGCAGGCCGGCGTGCTGGCCGCCGCGGGCGCCTACGCGCTGGAGCACCACATCGAGCGGCTCGCCGACGACCACGCCAAGGCGGCCCGGCTGGCCGAGGCGCTCGCCCCGTTCGGCGTGGTGGCCGGCGCGGTGCGCACCAACATCGTCCCCCTCGACCTGCGCAAGTCGCCCCTCGACGCGCACGCGCTGGCCGCGGCCGCCCGCGAGCGCGGCGTGCTGGTCTCGGTGCTCGGCCCGCGCGTCGCCCGGCTGGTCACCCACCTCGACGTCGACGACGCCGCGATCGACCGTGCGGTCGAGGTGCTTCCGAAGATCTTTCGCGATTGA
- a CDS encoding 3-deoxy-7-phosphoheptulonate synthase class II, with protein MRQEWHQLSYPGVASLGPQTSRPAADSAEDQALGLDRWRDLPRDQMPPWPDPAVVAEVCQVLDNVPSVVAPYEVDQLRERLAQVAEGKAFLLQGGDCAETFADNTESHLLANARTLLQMAVVLTYGASLPVVKVARVAGQYTKPRSSATDALGLPSYRGDLINSLETTPAARVADPQRMIRAYANSAAAMNMLRAYLSGGLADLHAVHDWNKGFVRDSPAGERYEAIAREIDRALAFIRACGMTDDEALRTVTLYCSHEALALEYDRALTRVSDRKAYGLSGHFLWIGERTRRIDGAHVDFLSRIVNPIGVKLGPSTSPEQAIELCEKLNPDNVPGRLTLVSRMGNHRVRDALAPIVEKVTAAGAKVVWQCDPMHGNTHESSNGYKTRHFDRIVDEVLGYFEVHRQLATHPGGLHVELTGEDVTECLGGAQGIEDLDLPGRYETACDPRLNTQQSLELAFLVAEMLRG; from the coding sequence ATGCGCCAAGAGTGGCATCAGCTGAGCTACCCCGGGGTGGCCAGCCTCGGTCCGCAGACCTCACGGCCGGCGGCCGACTCCGCCGAAGACCAGGCGCTCGGCCTCGACCGCTGGCGTGACCTGCCCCGCGACCAGATGCCGCCGTGGCCCGACCCGGCGGTCGTCGCCGAGGTCTGCCAGGTGCTCGACAACGTGCCCTCGGTGGTCGCGCCCTACGAGGTCGACCAGCTCCGCGAGCGGCTGGCCCAGGTCGCCGAGGGCAAGGCGTTCCTGCTGCAGGGCGGCGACTGCGCCGAGACCTTCGCCGACAACACCGAGAGCCACCTGCTGGCCAACGCCCGCACGCTGCTGCAGATGGCGGTCGTGCTGACCTACGGCGCGTCGCTGCCGGTGGTCAAAGTGGCCCGAGTGGCGGGGCAGTACACGAAGCCGCGGTCGTCGGCGACCGACGCCCTCGGCCTGCCGAGCTACCGCGGTGACCTGATCAACTCGCTGGAGACGACGCCGGCGGCCCGGGTGGCCGACCCGCAGCGCATGATCCGGGCCTACGCCAACTCGGCGGCCGCGATGAACATGCTCCGGGCCTACCTCTCCGGCGGGCTGGCCGACCTGCACGCGGTGCACGACTGGAACAAGGGCTTCGTGCGCGACTCGCCGGCCGGCGAGCGCTACGAGGCCATCGCCCGCGAGATCGACCGGGCCCTGGCGTTCATCCGGGCCTGCGGCATGACCGACGACGAGGCGCTGCGCACGGTCACGCTCTACTGCTCGCACGAGGCGCTGGCCCTCGAGTACGACCGGGCGCTGACCCGGGTCTCCGACCGCAAGGCGTACGGCCTGTCGGGGCACTTCCTCTGGATCGGCGAGCGGACCCGGCGGATCGACGGCGCCCACGTCGACTTCCTGTCGCGCATCGTCAACCCGATCGGCGTCAAGCTCGGCCCGTCGACCTCGCCCGAGCAGGCGATCGAGCTGTGCGAGAAGCTCAACCCCGACAACGTCCCGGGCCGGCTCACCCTGGTGTCCCGGATGGGCAACCACCGCGTACGCGACGCCCTGGCCCCGATCGTCGAGAAGGTCACCGCGGCCGGCGCCAAGGTGGTCTGGCAGTGCGACCCGATGCACGGCAACACCCACGAGTCGTCCAACGGCTACAAGACCCGGCACTTCGACCGGATCGTCGACGAGGTGCTCGGCTACTTCGAGGTGCACCGCCAGCTCGCCACCCACCCCGGCGGCCTGCACGTCGAGCTCACCGGCGAAGACGTGACCGAGTGCCTGGGCGGCGCCCAGGGCATCGAGGACCTCGACCTCCCCGGCCGCTACGAGACGGCCTGTGACCCCCGGCTCAACACCCAGCAGTCGCTGGAGCTGGCCTTCCTCGTCGCGGAGATGCTGCGTGGCTGA
- a CDS encoding DUF4389 domain-containing protein, which yields MQPTDPTSYPVSFSVSYPDRPLNRLTSFFRLFTVIPIAILLGTVYSGGADWGQWGGDDGGNAEAVAYGFGGVLFFGPLLMILFRKKYPRWWFDWNLELQRFANRVTVYFALMDDRYPATDDQQSVRLDYHYPDGTLNRFLPIVKWLLAIPHYIVLFFLHIGGVVAVVVTWFAILFTGRYPRALFDYVEGVLRWQNRVTGYAFTLVTDRYPPFRLAP from the coding sequence ATGCAACCGACCGATCCGACCTCGTACCCGGTGAGTTTCTCGGTCTCCTATCCGGACCGGCCGCTGAACCGGCTCACCAGCTTCTTCCGGCTGTTCACGGTCATCCCGATCGCGATCCTGCTAGGCACCGTCTACAGCGGCGGCGCCGACTGGGGACAGTGGGGCGGCGACGACGGCGGCAACGCGGAGGCGGTGGCGTACGGCTTCGGCGGTGTGCTGTTCTTCGGGCCGCTGCTGATGATCCTGTTCCGGAAGAAGTACCCGCGCTGGTGGTTCGACTGGAACCTCGAGCTGCAGCGCTTCGCGAACCGGGTCACCGTCTACTTCGCGCTCATGGACGACCGCTACCCGGCCACCGACGACCAGCAGTCCGTGCGGCTCGACTACCACTATCCCGACGGGACGCTCAACCGGTTCCTGCCGATCGTCAAGTGGCTGCTCGCGATCCCCCACTACATCGTGCTGTTCTTCCTGCACATCGGCGGCGTCGTGGCCGTCGTGGTCACCTGGTTCGCGATCCTGTTCACGGGTCGCTACCCGCGGGCGCTGTTCGACTACGTCGAAGGCGTGCTGCGCTGGCAGAACCGGGTCACCGGGTACGCGTTCACGCTCGTCACCGACCGCTACCCGCCGTTCCGCCTGGCCCCGTAG
- the tuf gene encoding elongation factor Tu: MAKIQFERTKPHLNIGTMGHVDHGKTTLTAAITKVLAEADPATNRFVAFDGIDRAPEEVVRGITINIAHVEYETATRHYAHVDMPGHADYVKNMITGAAQVDGAILVVSALDGAMPQTREHVLLARRVGVPHLVVALNKADAVDDPELLDLVELEVRELLSEYGFPGDELPVVRVSALRALEGDPTWTTSVVDLLDAVDRYVPVPARAVDEPFLMPIENVLTISGRGTVVTGAIERGTLRVGDQVEVVGLGDTVTTVATGLETFGKSLATAEAGDNAAILLRGVKRDQVQRGQVVAAPGSVAPHRRFTARLHALTAAEGGRHTPFFANYRPQFYFRTTDVAGSVELGEGVTMVMPGDTVDLTVELTKPVAMHVGLGFAVREGGRTVAAGTVTGIR; the protein is encoded by the coding sequence ATGGCGAAGATCCAGTTCGAGAGGACCAAGCCGCACCTCAACATCGGGACGATGGGGCACGTCGACCACGGGAAGACGACCCTGACCGCCGCGATCACCAAGGTGCTCGCCGAGGCCGACCCGGCAACCAACCGGTTCGTCGCCTTCGACGGCATCGACCGTGCTCCGGAGGAGGTCGTCCGCGGCATCACCATCAACATCGCGCACGTCGAGTACGAGACGGCGACGCGGCACTACGCGCACGTCGACATGCCCGGCCACGCCGACTACGTGAAGAACATGATCACGGGGGCGGCCCAGGTGGACGGCGCGATCCTGGTCGTGTCGGCGCTCGACGGCGCGATGCCGCAGACGCGGGAGCACGTGCTGCTCGCCCGCCGCGTCGGCGTGCCGCACCTGGTGGTGGCGCTCAACAAGGCCGACGCGGTCGACGACCCGGAGCTGCTCGACCTGGTCGAGCTCGAGGTGCGGGAGCTGCTCTCCGAGTACGGCTTCCCGGGCGACGAGCTGCCGGTCGTGCGCGTGTCGGCCCTGCGTGCGCTCGAGGGGGACCCCACGTGGACGACGTCCGTCGTGGACCTGCTCGACGCGGTGGACCGCTACGTGCCGGTGCCGGCGCGGGCGGTCGACGAGCCGTTCCTGATGCCGATCGAGAACGTGCTTACGATCTCCGGCCGGGGCACCGTGGTCACCGGGGCGATCGAGCGCGGGACGCTGCGCGTCGGCGACCAGGTCGAGGTCGTCGGGCTGGGCGACACCGTGACCACGGTGGCGACCGGGCTCGAGACGTTCGGCAAGTCGCTGGCCACGGCCGAGGCCGGTGACAACGCGGCGATCCTGCTCCGCGGCGTCAAGCGCGACCAGGTGCAGCGCGGCCAGGTCGTGGCGGCGCCCGGCTCGGTCGCGCCGCACCGCCGGTTCACCGCGCGGCTGCACGCGTTGACCGCGGCCGAGGGCGGCCGGCACACGCCGTTCTTCGCCAACTACCGGCCCCAGTTCTACTTCCGGACCACCGACGTGGCCGGGTCGGTCGAGCTGGGGGAGGGCGTCACGATGGTCATGCCCGGTGACACGGTCGACCTGACCGTCGAGCTGACCAAGCCGGTCGCCATGCACGTCGGGCTCGGGTTCGCCGTGCGCGAGGGCGGCCGGACGGTCGCCGCCGGCACGGTGACCGGGATCCGCTGA
- a CDS encoding DUF6596 domain-containing protein, protein MLDRPTEDLLRELAPQVLGAVVRRYGHFDTAEDAVQEALLAAARQWPAEGVPDNPRAWLVRVAARRLTDLLRADQARRGREDVVAAWPVPAPGPVTDDSLVLLFMCCHPALSPASQIALTLRAVGGLTTPEVARAFLVPEDTMTRRISRAKKSIKDSGVPFGLPPAAERATRLAAVLRVLYLIFNEGYVGTSGPTLQRVELSTEAIRLARLVHRLLPDDAEATGLLALMLLTDARRAARTAPDGTPVPMAEQDRSRWDRDQIAEGVALISAALPRGEAGPYQIQAAIAAIHDEAPRAEDTDWPQIMLLYEILLAQGDNPVVALNHAVAVAMVHGPAAGLALLDPLGKDDRLAADHRWHTARAHLLELSGDLDAARSAFLTAAAKTMSPPQQRYLHTRAEYVRRARG, encoded by the coding sequence ATGCTCGACCGGCCGACCGAGGACCTGCTGCGCGAGCTCGCGCCGCAGGTCCTCGGCGCGGTCGTGCGGCGCTACGGGCACTTCGACACCGCCGAGGACGCGGTGCAGGAGGCCCTGCTCGCGGCGGCCCGGCAGTGGCCGGCCGAGGGGGTGCCGGACAACCCGCGGGCCTGGCTGGTCCGCGTCGCGGCCCGCCGCCTGACCGACCTGCTCCGCGCCGACCAGGCCCGGCGCGGCCGCGAGGACGTGGTGGCCGCCTGGCCGGTCCCGGCGCCCGGCCCGGTCACCGACGACTCGCTGGTGCTGCTGTTCATGTGCTGCCACCCGGCCCTGTCGCCGGCGTCGCAGATCGCGCTCACCCTGCGCGCCGTCGGCGGCCTGACCACGCCGGAGGTGGCGCGGGCGTTCCTGGTGCCCGAGGACACCATGACCAGGCGGATCAGCCGGGCCAAGAAGTCCATCAAGGACAGCGGCGTCCCGTTCGGCCTGCCGCCGGCCGCCGAGCGCGCGACCCGGCTCGCCGCCGTGCTGCGCGTGCTCTATCTGATCTTCAACGAGGGCTACGTCGGCACGAGCGGGCCCACCCTGCAGCGGGTGGAGCTGTCGACCGAGGCCATCCGGCTGGCCCGCCTAGTGCACCGGCTGCTGCCCGACGACGCGGAGGCGACCGGCCTGCTCGCGCTGATGCTGCTGACCGACGCCCGGCGGGCGGCCCGCACCGCGCCGGACGGGACGCCGGTGCCGATGGCCGAGCAGGACCGCTCGCGCTGGGACCGGGACCAGATCGCCGAGGGCGTCGCGCTGATCTCGGCGGCCCTCCCACGCGGCGAGGCCGGCCCCTACCAGATCCAGGCCGCGATCGCCGCGATCCACGACGAGGCGCCGCGGGCGGAGGACACGGACTGGCCGCAGATCATGCTGCTCTACGAGATCCTGCTGGCCCAGGGCGACAACCCGGTGGTGGCGCTCAACCACGCGGTCGCGGTGGCGATGGTGCACGGCCCGGCGGCCGGGCTGGCGCTGCTCGACCCGCTGGGCAAGGACGACCGCCTGGCGGCGGACCACCGCTGGCACACGGCCCGCGCCCACCTGCTCGAGCTGTCCGGCGACCTCGACGCGGCCCGCTCCGCCTTCCTCACCGCCGCCGCGAAGACGATGAGCCCGCCGCAGCAGCGCTACCTCCACACCAGAGCGGAATACGTTCGACGGGCGCGCGGTTGA
- a CDS encoding YciI family protein, whose product MKYMIMLTGSQRDFDMLTGSGEQAWTPADLAALHDFMTKWNNELVESGEFVDGQGLAAPVHTRRVSLRDGVPVVTDGPYAETQEVLAGYTIVECDSFDRATEIAAKLAHTPHPPGAQLANEWHVDVRPIVGAPEFGD is encoded by the coding sequence ATGAAATACATGATCATGCTGACCGGTTCCCAGCGCGACTTCGACATGCTCACCGGCTCGGGCGAGCAGGCGTGGACCCCGGCGGACCTGGCCGCCCTGCACGACTTCATGACCAAGTGGAACAACGAGCTCGTCGAGTCCGGCGAGTTCGTCGACGGGCAGGGCCTGGCCGCGCCGGTGCACACCCGCCGGGTCTCGCTGCGCGACGGGGTGCCGGTGGTCACCGACGGGCCGTACGCGGAGACGCAGGAGGTGCTCGCCGGCTACACGATCGTCGAGTGCGACAGCTTCGACCGGGCCACCGAGATCGCCGCCAAGCTGGCCCACACCCCGCACCCGCCCGGCGCGCAGCTCGCCAACGAGTGGCACGTCGACGTGCGGCCGATCGTCGGAGCCCCCGAGTTCGGCGACTAG
- a CDS encoding glycosyl hydrolase family 18 protein: protein MRTSVRRAVWAGVAAVVVAAAVPVASAFGAGTVTATFAAASDWGSGHEARVTVTNGSSAALSTWRIEFDLPAGTTMGSFWDADVTRTGNHYVAVKKSWMGPLNPGASVSWGYNGTGAYRAPLNCTINGAACSTGTTPTNPPTGNPTNPPTGNPTNPPTGNPTNPPTNPPTGGKKLIGYFAEWGVYARNYHVRNIHTSGSAAKLTHILYAFGNTTGGRCSIGDSYADYEKAYTAADSVDGVADTWDQPLRGNFNQLRKLKRMYPHLKVIYSIGGWTWSGGFTQAAQNPAAFAESCYQMVEDPRWADVFDGIDIDWEYPNACGLSCDASGPNAFKNVMAALRSRFGSSALVTAAITADGSAGGKIDATDYAGAANSVNWFMPMTYDYFGAWAAQGPTAPHSPLTSYAGIPTPNFYADAAIQKLKSKGIPASKLLLGIGFYGKGWTGVTQEAPGGSATGPAPGTYEPGVEDYKVLKNSCPANRTIAGTAYAKCGSNWWSYDTPATIGGKMSYANGQGLGGGFFWELSGDTANGELISAMKNGLG from the coding sequence ATGAGAACCTCGGTGCGCCGGGCCGTCTGGGCCGGCGTCGCGGCGGTGGTGGTCGCCGCCGCCGTGCCGGTCGCCTCCGCCTTCGGCGCCGGCACCGTCACCGCCACCTTCGCCGCCGCCTCCGACTGGGGCAGCGGGCACGAGGCGCGGGTGACCGTCACCAACGGCTCGTCCGCGGCGCTGTCGACGTGGCGGATCGAGTTCGACCTGCCGGCCGGCACCACGATGGGCAGCTTCTGGGATGCCGACGTGACGCGCACCGGCAACCACTACGTGGCCGTCAAGAAGAGCTGGATGGGCCCGCTCAACCCGGGCGCGTCGGTGAGCTGGGGCTACAACGGCACGGGGGCCTACCGCGCGCCGCTGAACTGCACGATCAACGGCGCCGCGTGCTCCACCGGCACGACGCCGACCAACCCGCCGACCGGCAACCCCACGAACCCGCCGACGGGCAACCCGACCAACCCGCCCACCGGCAACCCGACGAACCCGCCGACCAACCCGCCGACCGGCGGCAAGAAGCTGATCGGCTACTTCGCCGAGTGGGGCGTCTACGCCCGCAACTACCACGTCAGGAACATCCACACGAGCGGCTCGGCGGCCAAGCTGACGCACATCCTCTACGCGTTCGGCAACACCACCGGCGGCCGGTGCTCGATCGGCGACTCGTACGCGGACTACGAGAAGGCCTACACGGCCGCGGACAGCGTCGACGGCGTCGCGGACACCTGGGACCAGCCGCTGCGCGGCAACTTCAACCAGCTCCGCAAGCTCAAGCGGATGTACCCGCATCTCAAGGTGATCTACTCGATCGGCGGCTGGACCTGGTCGGGCGGCTTCACCCAGGCCGCGCAGAATCCGGCGGCGTTCGCCGAGTCCTGCTACCAGATGGTCGAGGACCCGCGCTGGGCCGACGTCTTCGACGGCATCGACATCGACTGGGAGTACCCGAACGCCTGCGGGCTCTCCTGCGACGCCAGCGGTCCCAACGCGTTCAAGAACGTGATGGCCGCCCTGCGCAGCCGCTTCGGGTCGTCCGCCCTGGTCACGGCGGCGATCACGGCCGACGGCAGCGCCGGTGGCAAGATCGACGCGACTGACTACGCAGGCGCCGCCAACAGCGTCAACTGGTTCATGCCCATGACGTACGACTACTTCGGCGCCTGGGCGGCGCAGGGTCCCACCGCCCCGCACTCGCCGCTGACGTCGTACGCCGGCATTCCCACCCCGAACTTCTACGCCGACGCGGCGATCCAGAAGCTGAAGAGCAAGGGCATCCCCGCCAGCAAGCTGCTGCTCGGCATCGGCTTCTACGGCAAGGGGTGGACCGGGGTGACCCAGGAGGCGCCGGGAGGCAGCGCCACCGGTCCGGCGCCGGGCACCTACGAGCCGGGCGTCGAGGACTACAAGGTGCTCAAGAACAGTTGCCCGGCAAACCGGACGATCGCCGGCACGGCGTACGCCAAGTGCGGCAGCAACTGGTGGAGCTACGACACCCCGGCGACCATCGGCGGGAAGATGTCGTACGCGAACGGCCAGGGTCTCGGCGGCGGCTTCTTCTGGGAGCTGTCCGGCGACACCGCCAACGGTGAGCTGATCTCGGCGATGAAGAACGGCCTGGGCTAG
- a CDS encoding glutathione peroxidase: MTVLDAEIGALVGGPADLTQYAGKAVLVVNVASKCGLTPQYAGLQKLYDTYAERGLVVLGVPCNQFMGQEPGSAEEIAEFCSVNYGVTFPLTEKVEVNGPGRHPLYASLVDTPDADGHTGDIRWNFEKFLVAPDGSVAARFGPQVTPDAPELVAAVERQLP, translated from the coding sequence ATGACAGTGCTCGACGCCGAGATCGGCGCGCTCGTCGGCGGCCCGGCCGACCTCACCCAGTACGCCGGCAAGGCGGTGCTGGTCGTCAACGTGGCCTCGAAGTGCGGACTCACCCCGCAGTACGCGGGTCTCCAGAAGCTCTACGACACCTACGCGGAGCGCGGCCTGGTCGTGCTCGGCGTGCCCTGCAACCAGTTCATGGGCCAGGAGCCGGGCAGCGCCGAGGAGATCGCCGAGTTCTGCTCGGTGAACTACGGCGTCACCTTCCCGCTGACCGAGAAGGTCGAGGTCAACGGGCCCGGCCGGCATCCCCTCTACGCGTCCCTGGTGGACACCCCCGACGCCGACGGCCACACCGGCGACATCCGCTGGAACTTCGAGAAGTTCCTCGTCGCGCCGGACGGCTCGGTCGCCGCGCGGTTCGGCCCGCAGGTCACGCCGGACGCGCCGGAACTGGTCGCCGCGGTCGAGCGCCAGCTCCCCTGA